In Methylacidiphilum infernorum V4, a single window of DNA contains:
- a CDS encoding endonuclease V: MASLVFPPWEGSLGSIRCGGVFICYERGKREAGKRGDRGWAASVLIFPDGKTQSFCVEGRTPFDYVPGCLALREGPLLEEALLGLGSLPDLLFVNATARDHPYRAGLALHLGFKLDIPSIGITRKPLLAEGTLPGNKRGETSELRIGNQAVGFWLRTQDNKAPLVVHPGYRIDFEKAKEIALFYTEKYRTPQPLRLARQLSRLLRAGMIRPSV; encoded by the coding sequence ATGGCTTCCCTTGTTTTTCCTCCGTGGGAAGGCTCTCTTGGTTCGATCCGGTGCGGTGGGGTATTTATCTGTTATGAGAGGGGGAAAAGGGAAGCAGGAAAGAGGGGGGACCGGGGATGGGCTGCTTCCGTCCTGATTTTCCCTGATGGGAAAACCCAAAGCTTTTGCGTGGAAGGGAGGACTCCTTTTGATTACGTTCCCGGATGCCTGGCCCTGCGGGAGGGTCCTTTACTTGAAGAAGCCCTGCTTGGCCTGGGCAGCCTGCCCGATCTGCTTTTTGTTAACGCTACGGCAAGGGATCATCCTTATAGAGCGGGTTTAGCCTTGCATCTTGGTTTTAAGCTCGACATTCCTTCCATTGGCATAACAAGAAAACCGCTTTTGGCCGAGGGGACTTTACCCGGGAACAAGAGGGGAGAAACATCCGAACTGAGGATAGGGAATCAAGCGGTCGGCTTTTGGCTGCGCACCCAGGACAACAAGGCTCCGCTGGTCGTGCATCCCGGCTACAGGATCGATTTCGAGAAGGCCAAAGAGATCGCCCTTTTTTATACAGAAAAGTATAGGACGCCCCAGCCCCTCAGGCTTGCCCGGCAACTGTCTAGGCTTTTGCGTGCGGGGATGATTCGGCCTTCGGTTTGA
- a CDS encoding NAD(P)/FAD-dependent oxidoreductase: MIAPRIVICGAGFGGLSAAKTLGKWFSRSGRSGNLLLIDKENYHLFQPLLYQVATAGLSGPDIAVPIRSILRRFPQINVRMDEIQGVDLEKQAVFLAGGTVQYDYLILALGAVTSYFGHSSWSEYAVGLKTLYDAHRIRSQLLRAFEEAENTENFQDQEELLTVVVVGGGPTGVELAGAIAELARRVLRLDFRRIDPTKARILLIEAGPRLLGEFPERLGRIAEEKLRSLGVEVRLSAPVQDLCRRSVVLPKETIRAATIIWAAGIRPHPLAATLPVPKDRSGRLLVLPDLSLPDYRNVFAIGDLVSVACVPGTAPAAMQMGRHVANLIIQEIVSGQGRLDNRAPFRYKDKGMLATIGRAAAVARMRRVAFNGPIAWFAWLFIHLFYLIGFRNKVSVLLQWIWAYLTYRPGARILLRTEEHKTPL; encoded by the coding sequence GATCAGGTCGGAGTGGAAACCTTCTCTTAATCGATAAGGAAAACTACCATCTTTTCCAACCGTTGCTTTATCAAGTGGCTACAGCGGGGCTTTCCGGTCCGGACATCGCCGTACCCATCCGATCGATCCTACGCCGCTTTCCTCAAATCAACGTCCGGATGGATGAAATTCAAGGAGTCGATCTTGAAAAACAGGCTGTTTTCCTTGCCGGCGGAACGGTGCAATACGATTATCTCATCCTTGCCCTTGGCGCGGTGACCAGCTACTTCGGGCATTCTTCCTGGAGCGAATACGCCGTCGGACTCAAGACTCTCTATGACGCCCATCGCATCCGTAGCCAGCTGCTTCGCGCTTTCGAGGAAGCGGAAAACACCGAAAACTTCCAGGATCAAGAAGAGCTTCTTACGGTAGTCGTGGTTGGAGGAGGACCTACCGGGGTGGAGTTGGCAGGGGCGATAGCCGAGCTGGCTCGCCGAGTGCTGCGCCTAGACTTCCGACGTATCGATCCTACCAAAGCCCGCATTTTGCTTATTGAAGCCGGTCCACGACTCCTGGGTGAATTTCCCGAAAGGCTCGGTCGCATCGCAGAAGAAAAACTACGGAGTCTTGGAGTGGAGGTTCGACTTTCTGCTCCTGTACAAGACCTTTGCCGACGTTCGGTGGTTCTCCCCAAAGAGACGATCCGTGCCGCGACCATTATTTGGGCGGCAGGAATCCGGCCGCATCCTTTGGCTGCAACCCTTCCCGTTCCCAAGGATCGGTCGGGTCGGCTGCTTGTGCTCCCCGACCTGAGTCTGCCCGATTATCGTAACGTTTTTGCCATTGGAGATCTGGTTTCGGTAGCTTGTGTGCCCGGTACGGCCCCGGCAGCGATGCAGATGGGCCGTCATGTGGCAAACTTGATTATCCAGGAGATTGTTTCCGGTCAGGGTCGGCTGGATAATCGAGCTCCCTTCCGTTACAAGGATAAGGGTATGCTGGCAACGATTGGACGTGCAGCCGCCGTGGCGAGAATGAGAAGAGTGGCCTTTAACGGTCCAATCGCCTGGTTTGCTTGGCTTTTCATCCACCTGTTCTATTTGATCGGGTTTCGTAATAAGGTAAGCGTCCTCTTACAGTGGATTTGGGCTTACCTTACTTACCGGCCGGGGGCCCGCATTCTCCTACGAACCGAGGAGCACAAAACCCCTCTTTGA